The genomic region CGGTTACATCTTCTTTAAAATGGAAGGAACATCGCCAGCTTCGACGTCAACCGACAAAAAATTCCGCTACCATATCGGCCTATTCGGCGGTTATGACAAGCCGACAAAGAACAATATTAAAACGATTAAAATCGATCTGAGAAAGGCCGGCGCCGCAGAGGTAAAGGAAAACTTGAGTTCGGATATACATTTAATGGTGGATCTTGGAAAAGTCTTCGATGCTGACAACAAGATTAGCATTGCTAAAAACAGTACCGTCATGGTCTCAGGACCCAACGATTTGATCGCAGCAAACTATGCTAGCATGTTTACTCACGACCATACCCACAACTTTCAGAAATTAAGTAATGAATAAAACCAGTCTGCTGGTTATGGGATTTATTCTATCGATCATCCTCGCCTGTCAAAAGGCGGATGATCTTATTGACGAAACCTTCATCACGTTCGTCAAACCAGCGCATTTCCCAGAGCCTGTCTACAACTTTCCAGGAAATCCAATCAGCAAAGAGAAGTTTGAACTCGGTAAAAAACTATTTTATGACCCCATCTTATCTCGGGATAATACTATTTCTTGTGGTAGTTGTCATATCGCTGCTAATGCTTTCACCCATCATGGTCACGACGTCAGCCACGGGATTGACGATCGATTGGGGATTCGCAACAGTATGTCTATAGTCAACATGGCATGGACAAAAACATTCTTTTGGGACGGCGGGGTGTTTGACTTAGATCTATTTTCCGTAGCGCCCATAGAAAACGTGGTCGAGATGGATGAGAAAATGCCTAATGTTTTAAAGAAATTGAATAATTCTGCTGAATATCGCGGTCTCTTTGAAAAAGCTTTTGGCAGCCCCGAAATCAGCAGCAGCAATATGCTGAAGGCACTATCACAATTTATGTTAATGCTGGTATCAGACCAATCCAAATACGACAAAGTCATGCGCAAAGAGGCACAGTTTACCGATGAAGAACTGGCAGGTTATACAATCTTCAAATCCAAATGTAGCTCTTGCCATACCGAACCACTTTTCACGGACGGATCCTACCGTGATAATGGTATTGGCGTCAACCCGGCAAAAGATCAGGGCCGCTTCGAAATATCACAGTTAGAAAACGATAGATTAAAATTTAAGGTTCCTACGCTCCGCAACCTCGCCTATACAGAGCCTTATATGCACGACGGTAGATTTAGAAACCTACAGGCCGTTATCAACCACTATAGACGCGAGGTGCAACAAACGCCCAACCTAGACCCGATACTGAAAAAGACAGGAGGAATTGATTTAAGCGACAACGAAGTAAACCAACTACTCGCATTCCTCAATACACTCAACGACGAAACTTTTGTAAAAAACCCTTTATTCCAAGAATAAAATGAAGAAATTATTAATATTACTTAGCTTAATTACGGCTATCCAAACGAGTAAAGCATGCGATATCTGCGGATGTGGTGTCGGCGGGAACTATATCGGACTCCTCCCCGACTTTACAAAACGCTTTGTCGGTGTGCGATATCAATTCAACCGATTAACTACACAATTAGATATTAACGGAAATAGGACGGCATTATCCACCGACGAAAAGTATCAGACTATGGAACTTTGGGGCGCCTGGAACATTGGCCAAAAATGGCGTGTACTCGCCCTACTACCCTACAATTTCAACGAAAAATATACCGAAGGAAGTGATCTATTGCGGAAAAAGAATGGAATAGGTGATATCACCTTAAACGGCTATTACAAACTATTCGACCAATCGAACACATCTGCGAGCAATAAATTGGTCGTGCAATCGCTTTGGGTTGGGATGGGTGTGAAACTCCCAACCGGATCGTACGACGTTGCAGAGCAACAAAATGCCACGGCAACAAATCCAAATATGTTTCAGTTGGGAACAGGAAGTCTGGATTTTATCCCCAGTTTAATGTACGACATCCGAATTCAGGACTTCGGTATCAATGCCAATGCGAGTTACAAAATAAACACAGAGAATAAGGATGATTACCGCTACGGTAACAAAATCGCTGCAAATGCTTCCGCCTATTATAAAATAGCCTTAGGATCGGATAGCCGACTCGCCCCCAATGCAGGATTATCATTCGAGCGGCAACAAAAAGACCATGCAATGGGTTTTAAAGTAGAAGAAACTGGCGGACATCTCGTGAATGCTTCTATGGGGTTAGAGGCAAATTTCAAACGAATATCCGTTGGCGCATCTTTCCAAACTCCGATTCAGCAAGAATTGGGCAAAGGGAGAATTGACGCAGGAAATCGAGTGCTAACACATGTGTCATTTTCTTTCTAGGGAAAGATGCACTTTTGAATTCCAAAAAAAAGCAGCTCGTTGAGCTGCTTTTTCCGTATCATGGATATTTTAGAAACTAGCCTAAAATTTCTTTCAATTTACTTACCTGGTGATCCACCAACTTCTGTAAGGGACCTGAGGCCATCATTTTCATCATCATATTCAACTCTGCTTCGATCACGAATGTCGCTGTAGTCGTTGTTTCTGATGCCGGCTCCACTTTCCAACGCAAGGTAATAGCAAATGGTGCCTCCTCGGAAGGAACACTGACCAGTTCCTTATTTTCAATACGTTGACTGATGCGCAAAGCTAATTTTGCCATGTTCTTAATGGTAAATCTAGCCTCGTCAGCAGTTGATTCCCAATTGTAAATATTCTCGGGCATCAATTGCTCATGATTATTTAAATCTGCCAGGAAGTTATAAACCTCCTCAACAGGTTTGCTAATAAGCGTAGAATTCTGTATTACTGTCATAAGCTTAAACTTCAGGGCTCCAGTTTGCTGGATCTTGTCGCCATTTCTCTAATAATTCGATATCAGATTCCATAATATAACTATTTGATGCAGCTACACGAACTAAGGCATCATAATTACATAAGCTATGGAATGTACATTTTGCTTCTTCGAAGTTCTTGCGAGCCTCATCAAAGCCATAGGTAAAAATCGATACTAAACCAACGACGTTGCAACCTGCTTCACGCAATGCTTTAACGGCGATTAAGCTACTCTTACCCGTAGAAACTAAATCTTCGATTACGACAACACGCTGTCCGCTGCTCACTTCTCCTTCAATCATGTTCTGACGACCATGATCTTTCGCACTGCTACGCACATAAGAAAAAGGTAGACCCAAATCTTGCGCAACCAATACACCCTGCGGAATACCCGCAGTTGCTACGCCAGAAATCATATCTACTGATCCAAATTCCTCTTGAATCAATTGTGATAGCTTCTGACGGATGTACGTACGAATCGATGGATGTGATAAAGCTACACGGTTATCACAATAAATTGGAGACTTCCATCCCGATGCCCATGTAAAAGGACTTTTAGGTTGTAATTTTATTGCTTTAATTTGCAATAAGGATTCTGCAACTTTTTGTTCAACCTCATTTAAATAATTCATGGCACAAATTTATAAAATTTATATGAACCAATCTCTGTTAATTTTTGCAGATTTTGCTCCAAAAATCAAAGGCAACATTCAAACGATTGGTTTACAAGACATTGATTTAGAAAAACTTTTTAACCAATCGCTAAACAAGGCAGAAAAAAACATCTATCTACACATCCAGCCAAATATTGAAAAAGTATTTAAATCCTTTATCGCCAATATCCGAATCATTAAAGCTGCAGGCGGACTGGTAAAAAATGGTGAAGGCCAGTACCTCTTTATCCATAGACTTGGGAAATGGGATCTGCCGAAGGGAAAAGTCGAAGAAAACGAAAAAATGAAGGAAGCAGCATTGCGCGAAGTGGAAGAAGAATGCGGCATCAAAATAAACTACCTGGGCAAAAAAATAGAGACAACTTACCATTGTTACACCATGCGCGGCAAATTCGTACTCAAACAAACAAAATGGTACGAAATGGGCGCCAACAAAATCCCTAAACTAACCCCTCAACTCGAAGAAGATATAGATCAAGCCATCTGGGTCAAAAAAGCCAACCTCGATAAAATTAAAAACGATACCTATCCGTTGATATTGGATGTGATACAAGGAATCTAATAGTAGTTAGTATTTAGTAGTTAGTATTTAGACCTAGGGCGGGAAGTAGCGTTTAGAAATTAGATGTGAGATATTAGACATTCTTATTTTTCTGAACCTTAAATCCTTCCTTTCCTGGTTCAGACAACCTCTAATATCTAATATCTAACCCGCCCAAGGTCTTAATACGAACTAGTATATACCAACGACAACTCAAACCCCTTGTAAACCCAATACAAACCCAATACAAACCCCAATCAAACCCGCTCGTGAGCGGGTTTGATTGGGGTTTGTAAAGACTATAAAAAGCTATTGAGTGGACGTTGCTCTAACCTTGCCACAAAACGGCATTAATAAGGTTATTTTAGGATTTCGTTTCTGGAGAAAGGGGTTTCTCTTTTCGGAAGACAATGAACAATAAGGTTACTACGCCTAATAGAACGGGGTAATATAGGTACTGCATGATGTCTATTGGCGATAGGAGCGGCATTTTCCGTTCGGAAAGAATGATATTGGCTGCTGCTAGCGCTGCTAGAATTTGCGCGCCATAAGGGACCAAGCCTTGAATAAAACATGAAATTGTATCTAGAATACTGGCGACACGCTTCCCATCTAAACCATTCTTATCGGATATTTCTTTTGCGATAGGGCCAACAATTACAATGGTGATGGTATTATTTGCAATGGCTAAGTTGACCAAACCTGTCAAGAAAGCGATGCCGAGCTCGGCTCTTTTCTTGGAATGGATTCGTTTGGTTACTGCGTTCAACAGATATTCTATTCCGCCATTTAATCGAATGATGCCTACGACGCCACCAATAATCAGACACAGTATACTCAATTCAAACATACCTGCGAATCCATCGTTTATGGATTTCAGAACTGTTAGGAAATCAACGGAATTGCTTGCCAATCCGATTGCTGCAGCGACAAGAATGCCTACCCCTAAGGTGAAAATTACATTGAGACCTAATAAGGCGAGGATGAAAACGACTAAGTAGGGAACGATTTTGATCAGTTCGTACTCCCCCACCGGAATCTGCTGTAAGTTCTTCACCAAATCTTGCCCTTGAAATGCATAGATGATAAATACCAAAATAGCAACAGGTAGCACCATCTTAAAATTAACTTTGAATTTGTCGCGCATGCCGACATCCTGCGTGCGCGTTGCGGCGATGGTGGTATCTGAGATAAACGAAAGGTTATCGCCAAACATCGCACCTCCTATTACGGCGGCTAAGGCGATTGGCATTATGCCGGCAATATTTTCTTCCAAACCTACTGCAATGGGCGCTAATGCGACAATTGTTCCCACCGATGTACCCAAAGAGGTCGAAATGAAACAGGCAACCAGAAAGAGTCCTGCAATGATAAATTGCGGCGACACATAGGTCAAAGCAAAATTAATAGTTGAAGATATCGCTCCAACATTCTTGGAAAGTTCGCCAAATGCCCCGGCTAATAAAAATATAAGGATCATGATCAGAATATTCTCATCGCCCGAGCCCTTTGAAAAGTGCTTCAGCTTCTCCGCGAATGGCACCTTTGGGAATTGAAAAAACGCCACAAACAATGCTAAGACAAAAATCACAAGAACGGGAAGCGCGTAAAAATCACCTAAAACATAAGATCCGGTGAAGTAAACGACAACAAAGAATATTAGTGGCAGTAAGGCCCAGAAATTGCCTTTCGACATAAGATTAGTATTGGTAAAACGTACAAAAGTACTATTATTCTAGTAGAACACCGGAGAAGAGAAAAAAAAACTATAGAACAACTAGGGTATTATTCCATAATCAAAAAAAACATTGACGTTTCCATTGTCACATAAACGAAGACAAATTACGGGATTCCTTTGATAGAACACACATTTTAGTAGAAACATTCCCGTTTCTGAAGGAAGAACAACGAGAATGAATTGCTTGATGGGGATCGAAAACAAATACTTTCAGAAAAAAAGTGTAACTTTAATGTTAATCACCATTTTAAACGCAATATTAAATCAACATGAAAAGGACACCATTGACGAACCTGTTCCTTTTACTTTTTGTTGCAGTCGTTTTACTATTCGCTACGACTTGCTTCGGAATCCATTAAAAGCAGAAAACACAAAGAGGAACAAAGGTTTGTTTCTCTTTGTGTTTTAGCGCCCGGCGATCAACTCCTATAATTCTTAAAATCCCTAGCATTAGGTATTTCTACAGCTTCAGTATTTCGCTAACTTACCCTTAATGTCAAGCGATTGTACCGCAGCAATATCGATGAGAACTTAAAGTTTCGCATTTCTTGTCAGAATATAAAAATACATCGAGCGGTAAAGCCCTGGGCTCTTCATTGGGCTGACCTACAATATCTTAAAAGAATAGTTCAATACCCTTAATCATTTACCTACGAAAACAATAAAACAGTAAAGAGGCTGCTTCGCAAGAAACAGCCTCTGTTTTTTAATTGGTCGATTTTAGTATCAAATAAGGAAGAAACATAAAAGTTACCCCACTCTAAAATCTTATATCTAATATCTTATTTCTAATTCCTAGTCTCTTTTTTCCCAAAAATCAGCATTCTTTATACCAATTTCTTTCGGATCGAAGTCAGGGTTCACAATTCCTTGCTTTCGCTTCGCCTTATAATCTTTCCACACCTTCATGGCGATTTTGCTCATCAGAAGGATGGCAATAATATTCACCCAGGCCATCAGTCCGACACCAATATCACCGATCGC from Sphingobacterium sp. BN32 harbors:
- a CDS encoding cytochrome-c peroxidase, which encodes MNKTSLLVMGFILSIILACQKADDLIDETFITFVKPAHFPEPVYNFPGNPISKEKFELGKKLFYDPILSRDNTISCGSCHIAANAFTHHGHDVSHGIDDRLGIRNSMSIVNMAWTKTFFWDGGVFDLDLFSVAPIENVVEMDEKMPNVLKKLNNSAEYRGLFEKAFGSPEISSSNMLKALSQFMLMLVSDQSKYDKVMRKEAQFTDEELAGYTIFKSKCSSCHTEPLFTDGSYRDNGIGVNPAKDQGRFEISQLENDRLKFKVPTLRNLAYTEPYMHDGRFRNLQAVINHYRREVQQTPNLDPILKKTGGIDLSDNEVNQLLAFLNTLNDETFVKNPLFQE
- a CDS encoding Na+/H+ antiporter NhaC family protein, whose amino-acid sequence is MSKGNFWALLPLIFFVVVYFTGSYVLGDFYALPVLVIFVLALFVAFFQFPKVPFAEKLKHFSKGSGDENILIMILIFLLAGAFGELSKNVGAISSTINFALTYVSPQFIIAGLFLVACFISTSLGTSVGTIVALAPIAVGLEENIAGIMPIALAAVIGGAMFGDNLSFISDTTIAATRTQDVGMRDKFKVNFKMVLPVAILVFIIYAFQGQDLVKNLQQIPVGEYELIKIVPYLVVFILALLGLNVIFTLGVGILVAAAIGLASNSVDFLTVLKSINDGFAGMFELSILCLIIGGVVGIIRLNGGIEYLLNAVTKRIHSKKRAELGIAFLTGLVNLAIANNTITIVIVGPIAKEISDKNGLDGKRVASILDTISCFIQGLVPYGAQILAALAAANIILSERKMPLLSPIDIMQYLYYPVLLGVVTLLFIVFRKEKPLSPETKS
- a CDS encoding transporter, whose amino-acid sequence is MKKLLILLSLITAIQTSKACDICGCGVGGNYIGLLPDFTKRFVGVRYQFNRLTTQLDINGNRTALSTDEKYQTMELWGAWNIGQKWRVLALLPYNFNEKYTEGSDLLRKKNGIGDITLNGYYKLFDQSNTSASNKLVVQSLWVGMGVKLPTGSYDVAEQQNATATNPNMFQLGTGSLDFIPSLMYDIRIQDFGINANASYKINTENKDDYRYGNKIAANASAYYKIALGSDSRLAPNAGLSFERQQKDHAMGFKVEETGGHLVNASMGLEANFKRISVGASFQTPIQQELGKGRIDAGNRVLTHVSFSF
- the pyrE gene encoding orotate phosphoribosyltransferase, whose amino-acid sequence is MNYLNEVEQKVAESLLQIKAIKLQPKSPFTWASGWKSPIYCDNRVALSHPSIRTYIRQKLSQLIQEEFGSVDMISGVATAGIPQGVLVAQDLGLPFSYVRSSAKDHGRQNMIEGEVSSGQRVVVIEDLVSTGKSSLIAVKALREAGCNVVGLVSIFTYGFDEARKNFEEAKCTFHSLCNYDALVRVAASNSYIMESDIELLEKWRQDPANWSPEV
- a CDS encoding NUDIX hydrolase, giving the protein MAQIYKIYMNQSLLIFADFAPKIKGNIQTIGLQDIDLEKLFNQSLNKAEKNIYLHIQPNIEKVFKSFIANIRIIKAAGGLVKNGEGQYLFIHRLGKWDLPKGKVEENEKMKEAALREVEEECGIKINYLGKKIETTYHCYTMRGKFVLKQTKWYEMGANKIPKLTPQLEEDIDQAIWVKKANLDKIKNDTYPLILDVIQGI
- a CDS encoding SRPBCC family protein; protein product: MTVIQNSTLISKPVEEVYNFLADLNNHEQLMPENIYNWESTADEARFTIKNMAKLALRISQRIENKELVSVPSEEAPFAITLRWKVEPASETTTTATFVIEAELNMMMKMMASGPLQKLVDHQVSKLKEILG